From the Mycoplasmatota bacterium genome, one window contains:
- a CDS encoding AAA family ATPase, with product MKKIIFIGGTMGVGKTTTSKALHNILQPSIWLDGDWCWQMNPWNFDESNKQMVIKNICYLLNNYLQNDNFRYIIFSWVMHKQEIINEILNNLNLQATQQYHISLVCSKETLEKRMKNDNRDVDSINTSLNRLSMYQQLDTTKINTDNQGVDGVANQIKKMII from the coding sequence ATGAAAAAAATAATCTTTATTGGCGGTACAATGGGCGTTGGAAAAACAACAACTAGTAAGGCACTTCATAACATCCTTCAACCCTCAATTTGGTTAGATGGTGATTGGTGTTGGCAAATGAATCCATGGAACTTTGATGAATCAAATAAACAAATGGTAATTAAAAATATATGCTATTTATTAAATAACTATCTTCAAAATGATAATTTTCGATACATCATCTTCTCGTGGGTTATGCATAAGCAAGAAATCATAAATGAAATATTAAACAATCTCAATTTACAAGCGACACAACAATATCATATTTCTTTAGTATGTAGTAAAGAAACTTTAGAAAAACGAATGAAAAACGATAACAGAGATGTAGATAGCATAAATACCAGTCTTAATAGACTCTCCATGTATCAACAGTTAGACACAACAAAAATAAATACTGATAATCAAGGTGTGGATGGTGTAGCCAATCAAATTAAAAAGATGATAATATAA
- a CDS encoding ABC transporter ATP-binding protein: MFNVENLTFKYPKNKQNTIKGISFEIKPGEIFGLLGPSGVGKSTTQKILTKLLTNYSGVVKYKGKNLDTYKKDFYQEIGVGFEMPVHFSKLTAEENLHFFQKLYRSHADIDELLKRVGLYEHRKKQVNEFSKGMKSRLNFVRALINNPKILFLDEPTNGLDPKNAKVIKDIIREYKANGGTVLLTTHLMNDVDELCDRVAFLADGVIAEIDTPKNLKLKHGKREVEVEYEQNEKVIKNQYELDNIGLNNDFINVIKNNKIITIHSKETTLDDIFIKVTGVKHHE, translated from the coding sequence ATGTTTAATGTTGAGAATTTAACATTTAAATATCCAAAAAACAAACAGAATACAATTAAAGGAATTAGTTTTGAGATTAAACCAGGTGAAATATTTGGTTTATTAGGTCCTAGTGGTGTAGGTAAAAGTACTACTCAGAAGATTTTAACAAAGTTATTAACCAATTATTCTGGTGTAGTCAAGTACAAAGGTAAAAATCTAGATACATATAAAAAAGATTTTTATCAAGAAATTGGTGTTGGATTTGAAATGCCTGTTCACTTTTCAAAATTGACAGCGGAAGAAAATTTACACTTTTTTCAAAAATTATATCGAAGTCATGCTGATATTGATGAATTATTAAAAAGAGTTGGATTATATGAACACAGAAAAAAACAAGTGAATGAATTTTCAAAAGGAATGAAATCAAGATTAAATTTTGTACGTGCACTAATTAATAATCCTAAAATTTTATTCCTAGATGAACCAACAAATGGATTAGATCCTAAAAACGCTAAAGTTATCAAAGACATAATAAGAGAATATAAAGCTAATGGAGGAACTGTGTTATTAACAACACATCTTATGAATGATGTTGATGAATTGTGTGACCGTGTTGCTTTCTTAGCAGATGGAGTAATAGCAGAAATTGATACCCCGAAAAATTTAAAATTAAAACATGGGAAGCGTGAAGTAGAAGTAGAGTATGAACAAAATGAAAAAGTTATAAAAAATCAATACGAGTTAGATAATATAGGATTAAACAATGATTTTATAAATGTGATTAAAAATAATAAAATTATCACAATTCACAGTAAAGAAACAACCTTAGATGATATTTTCATCAAAGTAACAGGAGTGAAACATCATGAATAA